A part of Populus alba chromosome 8, ASM523922v2, whole genome shotgun sequence genomic DNA contains:
- the LOC118057375 gene encoding large ribosomal subunit protein eL14z, which yields MPFKRYVEIGRVALVNYGKEYGRLVVIVDVIDQNRALVDAPDMVRSQMNFKRLSLTDIKIEINRVPKKKALIEAMEKADVKNKWEKSSWGRRLIVQQRRAALNDFDRFKLMLAKIKRGGLIRQELAKLKKENAA from the exons ATG CCTTTCAAGAGATACGTGGAGATCGGGAGGGTAGCTCTTGTCAACTATGGAAAAGAATACGGCAGGCTCGTTGTCATCGTCGATGTCATCGACCAGAACCGC GCTCTAGTTGATGCCCCGGATATGGTGAGGAGCCAAATGAACTTCAAGAGGCTTTCACTTACCGATATCAAGATTGAGATCAACCGGGTTCCAAAGAAGAAGGCTTTGATTGAAGCTATGGAGAAGGCTG ATGTTAAAAACAAGTGGGAGAAAAGCTCCTGGGGCAGAAGGCTGATTGTCCAGCAGAGAAGGGCAGCTCTCAATGACTTTGATAGGTTCAAGTTGATGTTGGCTAAGATCAAG AGGGGTGGATTGATCAGGCAAGAACTTGCAAAGTTGAAGAAAGAAAATGCTGCTTAA
- the LOC118057367 gene encoding putative protein phosphatase 2C-like protein 44 — protein MHKAVSIISFPGRNMGLKDLHRKLKAFRLKRSLMRNWRKKRTASMAKKASWMIPITHGYHVVEDQSFKGGADESDSDSVVVQREQIAELELWYFGISDAQIGHGISKYLQSHLFDRNPSESQITTKSKEMMRKAYLAARAKIRETQKSVEALKAGAASVMVINREKLVTANMGDFRVVVCRDGVAHQMKSKHQQTARRHWSHKLFSGRMLSWKSSDAASTKKSEGSELAVGAERIDSDTEFVIIASTGIWETINNQEAVHLIGHLEDPQEAAECLAKEALTRMSKSNISCIVIRFD, from the exons ATGCATAAAGCAGTCTCTATTATCAGTTTTCCAGGGAGAAACATGGGACTCAAAGATCTTCATCGAAAGCTCAAG GCATTTCGGCTAAAACGCTCTCTCATGAGAAATTGGCGCAAGAAAAGAACGGCTAGTATGGCAAAGAAGGCTTCATGGATGATCCCAATAACGCATGGATATCATGTCGTGGAGGATCAGTCGTTTAAAGGTGGTGCAGATGAGTCAGACTCTGACTCTGTAGTGGTTCAAAGAGAGCAGATAGCGGAGCTGGAGTTGTGGTATTTCGGAATTTCCGATGCACAAATTGGACATGGAATCAGCAAGTATCTGCAATCCCACCTGTTTGATAGGAACCCCAGCGAG TCTCAGATAACGACAAAGAGTAAGGAGATGATGAGAAAAGCGTATCTTGCTGCAAGAGCAAAGATCAGGGAGACACAGAAGTCAGTTGAGGCATTGAAAGCAGGTGCTGCATCTGTTATGGTGATCAACAGAGAGAAGCTTGTGACAGCTAACATGGGTGACTTCAGAGTTGTAGTGTGCAGAGACGGCGTGGCTCATCAGATGAAAAGCAAGCACCAGCAAACAGCCAGAAGGCATTGGTCTCACAAGCTCTTTTCCG GACGCATGTTATCGTGGAAATCCAGCGATGCAGCAAGCACCAAGAAATCTGAAGGCTCCGAGCTTGCTGTCGGGGCTGAAAGGATCGACTCTGATACTGAGTTTGTCATCATAGCAAGCACAGGCATATGGGAG ACCATCAATAATCAAGAAGCAGTGCATCTCATCGGACACTTGGAGGATCCCCAAGAGGCTGCCGAGTGCTTGGCGAAAGAGGCTTTAACTAGAATGAGCAAAAGCAACATTTCATGCATTGTTATTCGCTTTGATTAA